A region from the Linepithema humile isolate Giens D197 chromosome 1, Lhum_UNIL_v1.0, whole genome shotgun sequence genome encodes:
- the Sidpn gene encoding transcription factor HES-1 isoform X3, whose product MGSSIFMSQANKPLMEKRRRARINQSLAALKALILDSARLENTKHSKLEKADILELTVRHLQRQRSLAQPGLSRYKAGYQDCSREVSRYLDAPDIITGNSTPMDPAVKQRLLRHLDSCVSELDLDLGSRPDSGLGSSPGSVTDRVAGTTSPGPLDHHVPVGPHCSAALTPAGLIKSEIPEMVEAARPDSSTTAGDENNNSSRPTSAFSQVNPATLDPHHPHHPANLPVDQASTSQQNPNMLSVVQVIPSRLPDGQVVFLLPSHYVQLAAAAAANGISIGPNPPTAIWAATNMSLLKATDKLVKRPHEDLGQEWQDPTSGLKPSKSPRMEQPEQPLDFTTTSKKMKTASSKGSTHSGHVEHHLRQHPQASSVRPPSGESAGPVIHEDRPSSHADSEIAVGMPSPSPVGQQPVKDEEGMWRPW is encoded by the exons GCTAACAAACCACTAATGGAAAAACGACGGCGAGCGAGGATTAATCAATCCTTGGCGGCGCTAAAGGCGCTCATCCTCGACAGCGCTCGGCTAGAGAACACCAAACATAGCAAGCTCGAGAAAGCCGATATTTTGGAACTTACAGTCAGGCATCTGCAGCGGCAGAGATCGCTTGCTCAGCCTGGCCTGTCTAGGTACAAAGCCGGATATCAGGACTGTTCGAGAGAG GTGAGCCGCTATCTCGATGCGCCGGACATCATCACGGGCAACAGCACGCCGATGGATCCGGCGGTGAAGCAGCGGCTGCTGCGTCACTTGGATAGTTGCGTGTCGGAGTTAGATTTGGATCTGGGCTCGCGGCCCGACAGCGGTCTGGGCAGCAGCCCAGGCAGCGTGACGGATCGCGTTGCGGGAACGACGAGCCCGGGCCCGCTGGACCACCACGTGCCGGTCGGGCCGCATTGCAGCGCGGCGCTCACGCCGGCCGGCCTAATCAAGTCCGAGATCCCGGAAATGGTGGAGGCGGCCCGACCCGACAGCAGCACTACCGCCGGCGACGAGAACAACAACAGCAGCCGGCCGACCTCGGCCTTCAGTCAAGTGAACCCGGCGACTCTGGACCCGCACCACCCGCACCATCCGGCAAATCTGCCGGTCGATCAGGCCTCCACGTCGCAGCAGAACCCCAACATGCTGTCCGTGGTGCAAGTGATACCCTCGCGGCTGCCGGACGGCCAGGTGGTCTTCCTGCTGCCGAGCCACTACGTGCAActggcggcggcggccgcgGCGAACGGCATCAGCATCGGACCGAATCCGCCCACGGCGATCTGGGCGGCGACCAACATGTCGCTACTCAAGGCCACCGATAAGCTGGTGAAGCGGCCGCACGAGGACCTCGGCCAGGAGTGGCAGGATCCGACCAGCGGCCTCAAGCCGAGCAAGAGCCCGCGGATGGAGCAGCCGGAGCAGCCGCTCGACTTCACCACCACGTCCAAGAAAATGAAGACCGCCAGCTCAAAGGGCTCGACGCATTCCGGTCACGTCGAACATCATCTGCGGCAACATCCGCAGGCGTCGTCGGTTCGTCCACCGAGCGGCGAGTCCGCTGGGCCCGTTATCCACGAGGACAGGCCGTCTAGTCACGCGGACAGCGAAATCGCCGTCGGCATGCCGTCTCCGTCGCCCGTCGGCCAGCAACCCGTCAAAGATGAGGAGGGCATGTGGAGACCGTGGTAA
- the Sidpn gene encoding transcription factor HES-1 isoform X4, protein MEKRRRARINQSLAALKALILDSARLENTKHSKLEKADILELTVRHLQRQRSLAQPGLSRYKAGYQDCSREVSRYLDAPDIITGNSTPMDPAVKQRLLRHLDSCVSELDLDLGSRPDSGLGSSPGSVTDRVAGTTSPGPLDHHVPVGPHCSAALTPAGLIKSEIPEMVEAARPDSSTTAGDENNNSSRPTSAFSQVNPATLDPHHPHHPANLPVDQASTSQQNPNMLSVVQVIPSRLPDGQVVFLLPSHYVQLAAAAAANGISIGPNPPTAIWAATNMSLLKATDKLVKRPHEDLGQEWQDPTSGLKPSKSPRMEQPEQPLDFTTTSKKMKTASSKGSTHSGHVEHHLRQHPQASSVRPPSGESAGPVIHEDRPSSHADSEIAVGMPSPSPVGQQPVKDEEGMWRPW, encoded by the exons ATGGAAAAACGACGGCGAGCGAGGATTAATCAATCCTTGGCGGCGCTAAAGGCGCTCATCCTCGACAGCGCTCGGCTAGAGAACACCAAACATAGCAAGCTCGAGAAAGCCGATATTTTGGAACTTACAGTCAGGCATCTGCAGCGGCAGAGATCGCTTGCTCAGCCTGGCCTGTCTAGGTACAAAGCCGGATATCAGGACTGTTCGAGAGAG GTGAGCCGCTATCTCGATGCGCCGGACATCATCACGGGCAACAGCACGCCGATGGATCCGGCGGTGAAGCAGCGGCTGCTGCGTCACTTGGATAGTTGCGTGTCGGAGTTAGATTTGGATCTGGGCTCGCGGCCCGACAGCGGTCTGGGCAGCAGCCCAGGCAGCGTGACGGATCGCGTTGCGGGAACGACGAGCCCGGGCCCGCTGGACCACCACGTGCCGGTCGGGCCGCATTGCAGCGCGGCGCTCACGCCGGCCGGCCTAATCAAGTCCGAGATCCCGGAAATGGTGGAGGCGGCCCGACCCGACAGCAGCACTACCGCCGGCGACGAGAACAACAACAGCAGCCGGCCGACCTCGGCCTTCAGTCAAGTGAACCCGGCGACTCTGGACCCGCACCACCCGCACCATCCGGCAAATCTGCCGGTCGATCAGGCCTCCACGTCGCAGCAGAACCCCAACATGCTGTCCGTGGTGCAAGTGATACCCTCGCGGCTGCCGGACGGCCAGGTGGTCTTCCTGCTGCCGAGCCACTACGTGCAActggcggcggcggccgcgGCGAACGGCATCAGCATCGGACCGAATCCGCCCACGGCGATCTGGGCGGCGACCAACATGTCGCTACTCAAGGCCACCGATAAGCTGGTGAAGCGGCCGCACGAGGACCTCGGCCAGGAGTGGCAGGATCCGACCAGCGGCCTCAAGCCGAGCAAGAGCCCGCGGATGGAGCAGCCGGAGCAGCCGCTCGACTTCACCACCACGTCCAAGAAAATGAAGACCGCCAGCTCAAAGGGCTCGACGCATTCCGGTCACGTCGAACATCATCTGCGGCAACATCCGCAGGCGTCGTCGGTTCGTCCACCGAGCGGCGAGTCCGCTGGGCCCGTTATCCACGAGGACAGGCCGTCTAGTCACGCGGACAGCGAAATCGCCGTCGGCATGCCGTCTCCGTCGCCCGTCGGCCAGCAACCCGTCAAAGATGAGGAGGGCATGTGGAGACCGTGGTAA